In Candida albicans SC5314 chromosome 4, complete sequence, the genomic window ACTAATACTATCattataattaattttgtttatatatatatatatatttatatgcatataaataaaaactCTGAATTagtattatatttttttttattatagCTTTCTGTAcatattttattgattttttatatattctCCTTTTTTGATAGTCTGTTTCGCTCTTTGTCTATTAAAGttcatcaaatataaattcCCTAACTGGTCGTTTATCTTCTAATTCAATACATCTCCATAAACTTTTCgtcaataatattttatcatcaataaattcGTAAATTTTACTTaaataaaaccaaatttcTGGATTATTATATCCATATGGCCAAGTCAATGAGTAATcttctaataaatttttcaatcgAATTATACCtgaattcaaatcttttgTCGAAATAAATAAGGAATTTTTTggatcatcatcaattaaaaataatttcagTAATCCTAATAAAGTTAATCCATAATCATATTTActattgaatttattatgtGACGCTAAGGAATTATCTTTCTTGGTTAATATTTCTAATGATCGttcaaattcttgtaatgataaaaattttcttgatttacTAGTTAAAAAACCCAAAGCAGTATAGGTTTTGAAATTAGGTTCATAAATAGTTTCTGCTTCAACAATACATTGTTCacattcatcaattaatccaACTTTTAAAAATACTCTTGCCGTCCATAACCAAACTTGTTGTAATATTTTCCgttcaattaaattatcatgTTGATGACGTGGAGGGTCTTTAATGTATTCTGGTTTCAGtggttttgaaatttgttgCTCCTCTGGATATGtttgtaatttttgttgattaaaatgtaaattttcatcttctaGGTGTTGCTGTGGTGATTCACTAGTGTCTGCTGCAAAAGATTTGTTCACTGAATTTTTGGAATCAGATTTACGGATTTTCTGTTGAACACTATTATAAAGCAATGATCCTCGTCTACTAATTGGTCCTTCTTTTGACGAAATAGTTGTAGAAAgtcttttcaatttttcaactctGCTGccaccaacaccaccaataaTTGATCCAGTTCTACTTTGTTTCTTGTTCAAATCACTAATTGAATCAGCATCATTAGCAATCAGTAATTTGGGAGcatcaaaaaattgtaaCTCATCTTTTCCATTGATATTATGGTGTGGGTTGTTCTTTTTCGCATTAGGGGAAGGATCAATAAAACTTGGACGATGGGACCATTTATCTGAAGCTCCAAATTGTCTCGAAGATTGATTTGCTGCATTCTTgttactactactgctactCAAATTAACTTCGAATAATTCATGATACAACACAAAAACTTCGGATAAGTAATCAATCATATATTGTGACCCGTGAATCGATTCCAATACTGCCAACTGagttaattttaattgtaaaatttcatatttggTTTCAACTGTCAATTTAATATTGCGTTGACGATGCTTCAAAGTATATAACCCAGCAATATTCAATGCcttgttgataaatttctCCGGTTCTCTcaatttggatttggtgTCATTGCCCCCATTTGCTGTTAAACCGTCACCACCATGAGCATTAGCATTGCCGTTGGTTAATTCATCGGGTAAAATATTCATACTAGTATGATTTGCAATGGGTTTAGTGACATCACTGTTGtcattatcaaaactagacaacaataataccaaCAAATTCCACGTCTTGAACGATTCTGggaattttttcaaaataaacttACACAATTTTAATGCTGGTTTCAACGAGCCGGAATTGGCTAATGCTAAGGCATAACTAAACAAATAAAGTACATTACCTGTCGAATTaacaatcaaacaattcttGTAAGATTTCAAAACCAATGAgatattattttgtaaaataaTTTGGTTTGACGATTCATATGACGACaagtaatagtaataataaccaGTTGCATGCCAAgcttttgaaatcaattcaataaactGGGTGTTATCTGATTGCAAAATGTTCAAGTTGTATTTACGATAAAGGAATGACAATGGGATTTTGTCACCTGCAGCAGTGGTAACTTTATCACTTTCATCTTCCTCTTCATCATATGTTAAAtctatcaatttttgaagtTCAAGCAAATATTTTTGCAATAATGTGacaaatttcttcaaatgtTGACAAACTGACGAATCATCATTATGTTTAAATTTGTTACCAGATTTGAAACTTTTCAATGGGTTGAAATGGATAATACAAGTACTAAATGTATCAATTATCGATAATATATCGTCAATGTACCCATCCTTTAATTCCTCGTCTTTTTCCAAATAATCGATATATGTGGTAAATACTGCTAAAGCTTCATCGtattcatttaaatcaattaatgtATAGATCAAGTTTGATAAAATAACCTTGCTTTGGAAAGTCTTTAAGGTGGCATTTAAAAGATAACGTTTTGAAAGGGATGGCTTCAAAATAGATAAGTTAAATGGTACATAACTCAATGATTCGTAAagattattgataaaattattgacATCTTGTGATTCATCGGTATTAGCAGTGTTTGCATTAGGAAATTGACTTTTAACTAAAATactttcttcaatttctgtAGTCAAAAATACCGTATAGTCCTGTTTGAAAGAAGGGTTGATTATATTGCTATTCTCTGGAcgtaataaataatttgaaaatgcaATTAAgaccaatttatttttcgaCAATGACAAATTTTTCACGTGATTGATAAACGAAAATGGGATAGTGCCTCGTTGAGATAATTCAAAAGTTAATTTACCAAATAACAAATCTAGCCAATGATTAGCGATTACTTGAGACTTATTATATGGggatttaaaattttgcAAATACTCTAACCAAACGTTCACTCCATTGTTCCCCGCACTTAATCCAAATAAAACGTAATATCTGGTTGTAAGATATTCAATGAATTCTATTTGGTTTAAACTAACAGATGAAGCTGAAGATGCTGTTTCGATTTGATTATTAGATCTGGCTTGATAAGAAACTTTaaccaaattcaaatatttactcatttcaaaaaagttatcttgtaaataatataaatgaGACATTAATGTAGCATAGTACAATTTCTCATCGTAACTCTTTGGTGtattttcataatttaaacttattgaatttgaataattgattaattgttgtaatttttcattagcTGATACATTATTCTcagataataatgaaatgggtaataattcattttgaaaaaattcattatcaattaataattgcaattgataatcaatGAATATTAACTGTTGGAAATAATCTTGTGATTGTTGGAATTCCAATACATTTTTAGGGAAACACCCAAAATTCAATGTACGAATGTATTTGTCGTTGATCGAACTCTCAATATACATCTATAATGTTGGGAattaaaataattaaaagCCAAAATAAAAGATCAACTTAATAGGATGTGTACTTGCTGTGTTATTTAAACTAGATTTGGAATGATCAGTATAACCAAAAGGGTGGGAAATGTGtctataattttttttttctttgttggaCAACCGGCTAAACTGTTAGGACTGTTTAATACAATATGATTCCACTaaaccagaaaaaaaaaatatgtaGTGCTGGTTGTAAAGGATAATAACCACTGTTTATAATGACGATATGGGACAGGGTCAAAAggattattgaaaaagtgaatcaattcaaatgaatATGGGTGGGGGAGgttattgaagaaagaagagaagggaagaaattttggaaaGTAGATTGGACAATacttttaaattataaCCAACTTTCTTCTTATCCagtcaattgaatatattgtagaattaatattaaattatgAAAGAAAGGTTTATTACTTAATTAAGGaaaaaacccaaaaaaacaacaaattgtgcgtgaaaatatgaaaatgtGAAAATGTGAATAAATGAGTTAAAATGAGTGtgaaaagagaaaaagaggaGGGGACACGACATGTTCATTTCTTAGATTCTTTTACACATTTGTCTTCTGTCTATCATTTTTTACTTGTTGATCAATGAATTCTATTGATTGGTTGatattcttcttccacTACATAAATATTAACTTCAAATAGTTTAAACATTGTTCACAACCAACATTTGAAGTCAATAACAACGAAGGTTTTTACGATTCATAGTAATAACAATTGTTAAAACCAACCCCAACCCCAACCTAAATTAAAGTGATTCAGatttcatctttttttttattgatttttttaagTTTCTTTAGTCTTTCcccaatttctttttcttttcctttgtAAATTTCTCATTTGCTAGTTAATGATTGTTGTCTTATGCAAGTATAGGAGTTAATGTGACTAACTAAAAGtagaaattaaatttgaagtAACAAAATGTCAAGATCTACCtggaaaatattatttgtgacaataaataaataaccACTGCGATTACGATAATGAATTGGTCTGAGATCTAAAAAAAGGGTATATCCTATCCCTTTGGTGCCTTTAGATATTAAGAAAACAATATATTTCCTTTAAACGGTTATAATTGTAAGTCCAACTTGTATATCCCCAATCCAAACATAGTTgtcaataacaacaaactTACAATAATGTAACATCATGTAGAAAAATATGTAGTACAGTCTTACTTTTCATGTGGGAAAGTGCTTGTAACTGTTCGACCTATAAGTCGTATCATGGGACTATCCAACACCACTACTGTCTTGTTTTTGGGCGACTTTTGAACTTCTTCATGTGAGAAGGCTTATTCTTTTGCTCGCCCCATTTTCTCCCCGCTTGATCTAATAATGTCAATTCGCAACCGTGGATAtagatatttttttgttgttgtttggaCATTCATTATCAGTGGGGCAATTAGGGAAGACATTTCTCTAAACACACAAGTAGATATTGTCGCATGGCCCACTCACCACTATTGTAATGATATAGTAGcattaattttgtttactCTATTTTGAGAGAACACGCCCATAAACCATTTGAAAACGTTTGTATTCAACATTTTTATTAGATTACATTGTTCATTGTAGATAACAGAGATTATAATGGAAAACTTTGACAAACGTTTTAAACTTTCTTGGGGGCGGGGGTTGCTTGTCTATTAAGAAATCATCTCTATTAGAAGCCAGTTAGATATATTGTAACCATCTGAGTTTGATATACTACTATGCAATTGTATATTCGATCACCAGTGTGACACACCAACTTAAAACCCTAACATCTTTCGAAAACTCTATATAATCCTGGTAAATCGGCAATTTGTATCACATCTCGAAGCAAGTTTTTCGGTGCCAAAAATTGTCGTTTTATTTCCGGGAACAAGATACTTTCTAATTGCTTTTCAaatgtattatttttaatttcatcattagTTGGTTCTggtaaataaaataatgcAATTTGTCTCAATACACCTCTTAAACAATCTTTTTCATCTccataattgatttttgtacCTAATctataaatcaaatatggtaatttattgaaatcgGGTTCAACTCCAACTAATAACATTGGTAAAGTTGTTAATTGTTTATCATCATCGataacaatttgaaaatattctttAAACATATCTTTCATATGGAAAATGGCATGAATAACTTTCTCCATAGGTATCAaatcttcatttttatcatATAATGGCTGTAATATATCgattaatttaattggttCATCAAATTCTATTTCTccaaaattacaaaattcaTGAAGACCAATTTGATAATAGAACTCTAATAACATGGCAGCATAATCacataaaaataatttgacATCATATTGGAAACAGCATAATCTTTTCCATGGATCAACTATCCCAACATAAACTgcattattaaaaatatttgtcAATGGTTTATCTATTATTAAAGTTAAATCATTCTTCAACAGAGCTATTGAATCCAAATTTACTTGTACTTGTTTACGTGAATGATTGGTTTCGATTTTCATTTCTAGTTTTGATGGAGACtcta contains:
- a CDS encoding uncharacterized protein (Ortholog(s) have role in establishment of protein localization to plasma membrane, protein targeting to vacuole, receptor-mediated endocytosis, response to pheromone), whose protein sequence is MYIESSINDKYIRTLNFGCFPKNVLEFQQSQDYFQQLIFIDYQLQLLIDNEFFQNELLPISLLSENNVSANEKLQQLINYSNSISLNYENTPKSYDEKLYYATLMSHLYYLQDNFFEMSKYLNLVKVSYQARSNNQIETASSASSVSLNQIEFIEYLTTRYYVLFGLSAGNNGVNVWLEYLQNFKSPYNKSQVIANHWLDLLFGKLTFELSQRGTIPFSFINHVKNLSLSKNKLVLIAFSNYLLRPENSNIINPSFKQDYTVFLTTEIEESILVKSQFPNANTANTDESQDVNNFINNLYESLSYVPFNLSILKPSLSKRYLLNATLKTFQSKVILSNLIYTLIDLNEYDEALAVFTTYIDYLEKDEELKDGYIDDILSIIDTFSTCIIHFNPLKSFKSGNKFKHNDDSSVCQHLKKFVTLLQKYLLELQKLIDLTYDEEEDESDKVTTAAGDKIPLSFLYRKYNLNILQSDNTQFIELISKAWHATGYYYYYLSSYESSNQIILQNNISLVLKSYKNCLIVNSTGNVLYLFSYALALANSGSLKPALKLCKFILKKFPESFKTWNLLVLLLSSFDNDNSDVTKPIANHTSMNILPDELTNGNANAHGGDGLTANGGNDTKSKLREPEKFINKALNIAGLYTLKHRQRNIKLTVETKYEILQLKLTQLAVLESIHGSQYMIDYLSEVFVLYHELFEVNLSSSSSNKNAANQSSRQFGASDKWSHRPSFIDPSPNAKKNNPHHNINGKDELQFFDAPKLSIANDADSISDLNKKQSRTGSIIGGVGGSRVEKLKRLSTTISSKEGPISRRGSLLYNSVQQKIRKSDSKNSVNKSFAADTSESPQQHLEDENLHFNQQKLQTYPEEQQISKPSKPEYIKDPPRHQHDNLIERKILQQVWLWTARVFLKVGLIDECEQCIVEAETIYEPNFKTYTALGFLTSKSRKFLSLQEFERSLEILTKKDNSLASHNKFNSKYDYGLTLLGLSKLFLIDDDPKNSLFISTKDLNSGIIRLKNLLEDYSLTWPYGYNNPEIWFYLSKIYEFIDDKILLTKSLWRCIELEDKRPVREFIFDEL